In Staphylococcus saccharolyticus, one genomic interval encodes:
- a CDS encoding DUF5327 family protein, producing MNQDKIVQFIERELVQAEEAQTDAEFEKHMYAIHTLTSLFSTNVSAMTNQSNMPVSHLKTHASNESTQSRTKTNDVSVAEIKAMGGKIPASMKRKHDSSSNIMTTDDNIGNGESIFDFYT from the coding sequence ATGAACCAAGATAAAATTGTTCAATTCATTGAACGAGAGTTAGTGCAAGCTGAGGAAGCTCAAACAGATGCTGAATTTGAAAAGCATATGTATGCAATACATACACTAACGTCATTATTTAGTACCAATGTGAGTGCTATGACTAATCAATCGAATATGCCTGTGTCACATTTAAAAACACATGCCAGTAATGAATCAACACAGTCACGTACAAAGACTAATGATGTCTCTGTAGCAGAAATTAAAGCAATGGGTGGTAAAATACCAGCCTCAATGAAGAGGAAACATGATTCATCTTCAAATATAATGACAACAGATGACAACATCGGAAATGGTGAATCTATTTTTGATTTCTACACATAA
- a CDS encoding uracil-DNA glycosylase has translation MKWSEVFHDIKSRHDFQAMHDFLEKEYTTQIVYPDRKNIYQAFDLTPFEDIKVVILGQDPYHGPNQAHGLAFSVQPNAKFPPSLRNMYQELENDIGCHRTSPHLQDWAREGVLLLNTVLTVRQGQAHSHRDIGWETFTDEVITAVSKYRENIVFILWGRPAQQKERLIDNTKHFIIKSPHPSPLSAFRGFFGSKPYSRTNEYLQSKGKTPIHWCES, from the coding sequence ATGAAATGGTCAGAAGTTTTTCATGATATTAAGTCAAGACACGATTTTCAGGCAATGCATGACTTTTTAGAAAAAGAATATACGACACAAATTGTATATCCTGATCGTAAAAATATATATCAAGCATTTGATTTAACACCATTTGAAGACATTAAAGTAGTCATTCTTGGACAAGACCCTTACCATGGTCCTAATCAAGCACATGGCTTAGCTTTTTCAGTACAACCTAATGCTAAGTTTCCACCTTCTTTAAGAAATATGTATCAAGAACTTGAAAATGATATTGGTTGTCATAGAACATCTCCACATTTACAAGATTGGGCGAGAGAAGGTGTTTTATTGTTAAACACTGTGTTAACAGTACGTCAAGGACAAGCGCATTCTCATAGAGATATTGGATGGGAAACGTTTACTGATGAAGTGATAACTGCTGTTTCTAAGTATCGAGAGAATATAGTGTTTATTCTATGGGGTAGACCTGCTCAACAAAAAGAAAGACTGATTGATAATACTAAGCATTTTATTATCAAATCACCACATCCAAGCCCGTTATCAGCTTTTAGAGGATTTTTTGGATCTAAACCATATTCAAGAACAAATGAGTACTTGCAATCAAAAGGTAAAACGCCTATTCATTGGTGTGAAAGTTAG
- the hemQ gene encoding hydrogen peroxide-dependent heme synthase: MSEVAETLDGWYSLHLFYAIDWTTFRLVSEDERESMISELESFINDRTHVRESHTGDHAIYNITGQKADLLLWFLRPEMKELNKIENDFNKLRIADYLIPTYSYVSVIELSNYLTGKSDENPYENPHIKARLYPELPHSEYICFYPMDKRRNETYNWYMLPIEDRKKLMYNHGMIGRKYAGKIKQFITGSIGFDDFEWGVTLFSDDVLQFKKIVYEMRFDETTARYGEFGSFYIGHILNVDDFKEFFSI, from the coding sequence ATGAGTGAAGTAGCAGAAACTTTAGATGGTTGGTATAGTTTACATTTATTTTATGCAATAGATTGGACAACTTTCCGACTAGTTTCAGAAGATGAACGTGAATCTATGATTTCTGAATTAGAATCATTTATCAATGATAGAACACATGTTAGAGAATCACATACTGGTGATCACGCAATATATAATATTACTGGTCAAAAAGCAGATCTTCTTTTATGGTTCTTACGCCCAGAAATGAAAGAACTTAATAAAATCGAGAATGATTTTAATAAATTACGTATTGCGGATTATCTCATTCCGACTTATTCTTATGTTTCAGTCATCGAATTAAGTAACTATTTAACAGGTAAATCAGATGAGAATCCTTATGAAAATCCTCATATTAAAGCCCGATTATACCCTGAACTTCCTCATTCTGAATACATTTGTTTCTATCCAATGGACAAACGTCGAAATGAGACGTATAACTGGTATATGTTACCTATCGAAGACCGTAAAAAATTAATGTATAATCACGGAATGATTGGTCGTAAATATGCAGGTAAAATCAAACAATTTATTACTGGATCAATTGGATTTGATGATTTTGAATGGGGTGTAACACTATTTTCTGACGATGTTTTACAATTCAAGAAAATTGTGTATGAAATGCGTTTTGATGAAACTACCGCTCGTTATGGTGAGTTTGGTAGTTTCTACATCGGTCATATATTAAATGTTGATGATTTCAAAGAGTTTTTTAGTATTTAA
- the pta gene encoding phosphate acetyltransferase, with protein sequence MADLLNVLQDKLSGKNVKIVLPEGEDERVLTAATQLQNTDYIAPIVLGNKDKIKSLATENSLDLAQIEIIDPSTSELKTKLIDSFVERRKGKATKEQAVELLNNVNYFGTMLVYTGKAAGLVSGAAHSTGDTVRPALQIIKTKPGVSRTSGIFFMIKGDEQYIFGDCAINPELDVQGLAEIAVESAKSAQSFGMDPKVAMLSFSTKGSAKADDVTKVQDALKLAQDKVEADHLDNVVIDGEFQFDAAIVPSAAEKKAPGAKIQGDANVFVFPSLEAGNIGYKIAQRLGGYDAVGPVLQGLNSPVNDLSRGCSTEDVYNLSIITAAQSLQ encoded by the coding sequence ATGGCTGATTTATTAAATGTTCTACAGGACAAATTATCCGGAAAAAATGTAAAAATTGTATTACCTGAAGGTGAGGATGAAAGAGTATTAACTGCGGCTACGCAATTACAAAATACTGACTATATAGCACCTATTGTCTTAGGTAATAAAGACAAAATTAAATCATTAGCGACAGAGAATTCTCTAGATTTAGCTCAAATTGAAATTATTGATCCATCTACAAGTGAACTAAAGACTAAACTTATTGACTCATTTGTTGAACGTCGTAAGGGTAAAGCGACGAAAGAACAGGCTGTTGAATTATTAAACAATGTTAACTACTTTGGTACGATGCTTGTTTATACTGGGAAAGCTGCTGGTTTAGTAAGTGGTGCTGCTCACTCTACTGGTGATACAGTACGTCCTGCATTACAAATTATTAAAACAAAACCTGGTGTTTCAAGAACATCCGGTATCTTCTTTATGATTAAAGGAGATGAACAATACATCTTTGGAGATTGCGCCATCAATCCAGAATTAGATGTTCAAGGTTTAGCTGAGATTGCAGTAGAAAGCGCTAAATCTGCTCAAAGTTTTGGAATGGATCCTAAAGTAGCCATGCTTAGCTTTTCTACCAAAGGTTCAGCTAAGGCAGATGATGTGACTAAGGTGCAAGATGCATTGAAATTAGCTCAAGATAAAGTTGAAGCAGATCATTTAGATAATGTTGTTATTGATGGTGAATTCCAATTTGATGCGGCTATTGTTCCTAGTGCAGCTGAAAAGAAAGCTCCAGGTGCAAAAATTCAAGGTGATGCCAATGTATTCGTCTTCCCAAGTTTAGAAGCGGGGAATATTGGTTATAAAATTGCACAACGTTTAGGTGGATATGATGCTGTAGGTCCAGTGCTTCAAGGATTAAATTCACCTGTAAATGATTTATCACGTGGTTGCTCAACTGAAGATGTTTATAACTTATCTATTATTACAGCTGCTCAATCTCTTCAATAA
- a CDS encoding APC family permease translates to MENKNKNVDRGNLKQNLSEKFVWAIAYGSCIGWGAFILPGDWIKQSGPIASSIGIVIGALLMILIAVSYGALVEKFPVSGGAFAFSFLSFGRYISFFSSWFLTFGYVCVVALNATAFSLLIKFLLPNVLNNGKLYTIAGWDVYIIEIIIATILLLVFMFIAIRGANVSGSLQYHFCVAMVIVFILMFLGSFFGSNFDLSHLQPLANDKAGWFKSIILIVAIAPWAYVGFDNIPQTAEEFNFAPNKTFKLIVYSLLAASLTYVVMLLYTGWLGTQTKSLNGNLWLTGAVTQEAFGYIGLAVLAIAIIMGIFTGLNGFLMSSSRLLFSMGRSGIMPTVFSKLHSRHKTPYVAIIFLVAVALVAPWLGRTALTWIVNTSSTGVSIAYFITCLSAVKLFSYDKQSNTYAPIYKTFAIVGSIVSFIFLGLLLIPGSPAALSGPSYIALGIWLIIGLIFFIIRYPKLKNMDNDELSRLILNRSESEVQYIIDEPSKSK, encoded by the coding sequence ATGGAAAATAAAAACAAGAATGTAGATAGAGGGAACCTTAAGCAAAACCTTTCTGAGAAATTTGTATGGGCAATTGCCTATGGCTCATGTATCGGATGGGGCGCTTTTATTTTACCTGGAGACTGGATTAAACAATCGGGACCTATTGCATCTTCAATAGGTATCGTTATAGGTGCACTACTTATGATTTTAATTGCAGTGAGTTATGGAGCTTTAGTTGAAAAGTTTCCAGTTTCTGGTGGCGCATTTGCTTTTAGTTTTTTAAGTTTTGGAAGATATATTAGTTTCTTCTCATCGTGGTTTTTAACATTTGGTTATGTCTGTGTAGTAGCACTTAATGCAACAGCATTTAGTTTATTAATTAAATTTTTATTACCGAATGTATTAAATAATGGGAAGTTATATACGATTGCAGGTTGGGATGTTTACATAATTGAAATTATTATTGCTACAATATTATTATTAGTATTTATGTTTATCGCGATTAGAGGAGCTAATGTTTCCGGATCGTTACAATACCATTTCTGTGTAGCAATGGTTATTGTATTTATATTAATGTTTTTAGGCTCTTTCTTTGGTAGTAATTTTGATTTAAGCCATTTACAACCTTTAGCCAATGATAAAGCAGGATGGTTTAAATCTATCATTTTGATTGTTGCCATTGCGCCATGGGCTTACGTTGGTTTTGATAATATTCCTCAAACTGCCGAAGAGTTTAACTTTGCCCCTAATAAAACATTTAAATTAATTGTATATAGTTTACTCGCAGCATCACTAACATATGTTGTTATGTTACTTTACACTGGTTGGCTAGGCACACAAACGAAAAGTTTAAATGGTAACTTATGGTTAACAGGTGCTGTAACTCAAGAAGCTTTTGGCTATATTGGTCTTGCCGTGTTAGCTATTGCTATCATTATGGGGATTTTTACTGGGTTAAATGGATTCTTAATGAGTTCAAGTCGTTTACTATTTTCAATGGGACGGTCAGGCATCATGCCGACAGTATTTAGTAAGTTGCATTCTAGACATAAAACACCATATGTTGCGATTATATTTTTAGTAGCAGTAGCTCTGGTAGCACCATGGTTAGGAAGAACAGCACTAACATGGATTGTTAATACGTCATCTACAGGGGTGTCTATTGCATACTTTATTACATGTTTATCTGCGGTAAAATTATTTAGTTATGATAAACAAAGTAATACATACGCACCTATTTATAAGACATTCGCTATTGTTGGTTCAATTGTGTCATTTATTTTCTTAGGATTACTGCTTATTCCAGGCTCTCCTGCAGCACTTTCTGGGCCATCATATATCGCATTGGGTATATGGTTAATCATAGGTTTAATCTTCTTTATCATTCGTTATCCCAAACTTAAGAATATGGATAATGATGAATTAAGTCGATTAATTTTAAATCGTTCTGAAAGTGAAGTCCAATATATAATTGATGAACCGAGTAAATCTAAATAA
- a CDS encoding YheC/YheD family protein, which yields MLLHEKNIYKLIIILFEKYTYKDLIKLIKRKYLNTTYICQLFIEAKTKEDTLFDIRLRVRKNIYGQRQKVKIYLRIGIGRNITSNISRGGAIAPIIPFLQSNFKDN from the coding sequence TTGCTATTGCACGAAAAAAATATTTATAAATTAATTATAATATTATTCGAAAAATATACTTATAAAGATTTGATAAAATTAATTAAACGGAAATATTTAAATACTACTTATATTTGTCAGCTTTTTATTGAAGCAAAGACAAAAGAAGATACTCTTTTTGATATCCGATTACGTGTTAGAAAGAATATATATGGGCAGAGGCAAAAAGTTAAAATATATCTGCGAATTGGTATAGGTAGAAATATTACGTCTAATATAAGTCGAGGAGGTGCAATAGCTCCTATTATTCCTTTCTTACAAAGTAATTTTAAAGATAATTGA
- a CDS encoding threonine/serine exporter family protein produces MFWLFNFLFSFLASLFFCVIFDAPRRLYLSCGFVGACGWMIYILFLDGLEIHTIYSSFFGSLALGLLSHYMARRMKEPVIIFMVTGIIPLVPGGLAYDATKNLVLLHFSKAINTMLEVTLIAGAIALGLLFADQISKIIISEFDRTRTRKRL; encoded by the coding sequence ATGTTTTGGTTATTCAATTTTTTATTTAGTTTTCTTGCTTCACTCTTTTTCTGTGTGATATTCGATGCACCTAGAAGACTTTATCTATCATGTGGTTTTGTTGGTGCATGTGGTTGGATGATTTATATTCTATTCCTTGATGGTTTAGAGATTCATACAATTTATTCTAGCTTTTTTGGTAGCTTAGCTTTAGGTTTACTCAGTCATTATATGGCAAGACGTATGAAAGAACCAGTTATCATCTTTATGGTAACTGGCATTATCCCCCTAGTACCTGGTGGCCTCGCTTATGATGCGACAAAAAATTTAGTTTTACTTCATTTTAGTAAAGCAATTAATACAATGCTTGAAGTGACTCTCATTGCCGGAGCCATTGCATTAGGATTATTGTTTGCCGATCAAATTTCAAAAATCATTATTTCAGAATTCGATCGCACTCGCACAAGAAAAAGATTATAA
- a CDS encoding HAD family hydrolase, producing the protein MSDALGLHEQEELKSYHETIQNLIQNNHLNLGRTVYIGDTSYDVQSTNKSNVKSCVVTWGVQSAHELLQENPHYVVNESEELITIL; encoded by the coding sequence ATGAGTGATGCATTAGGATTACATGAACAAGAAGAGCTTAAATCTTATCATGAGACAATTCAGAATTTAATCCAAAATAATCATTTAAATCTTGGTAGAACAGTTTATATTGGAGACACGTCATATGACGTGCAAAGCACGAATAAATCTAATGTTAAATCATGTGTGGTTACTTGGGGAGTACAATCTGCTCATGAATTGTTGCAAGAGAATCCTCATTATGTAGTGAATGAATCCGAAGAACTTATAACGATTTTATAG
- a CDS encoding threonine/serine exporter family protein — protein sequence MRIDSNEGTYESLIKDVVMLAARILLESGAEGTRVEDTMSRIATKLGYPESNSFVTNTVIESVLHNESYPRLYRIKTRDTNLIKISQANEISRQITHGTISLEEAKRKLEDIYVAKRDSSLPFKGIAATIIAISFLYLQGGHLVDVITAVLAGSIGYLVVEILDRKLHAQFIPEFIGSLVIGMISVWGHSLVPSGDLATIIIAAVMPIVPGVLITNAIQDLFGGHMLMFTTKSLEALVTAFGIGAGVSSILILV from the coding sequence ATGCGTATTGATTCAAATGAAGGGACTTATGAAAGTCTCATTAAAGATGTTGTCATGCTTGCAGCACGAATATTATTAGAGTCCGGTGCTGAGGGCACACGAGTAGAAGATACCATGTCACGTATTGCGACAAAGTTAGGCTATCCAGAAAGTAATAGTTTTGTAACTAACACTGTGATTGAATCCGTTTTACACAACGAATCATATCCTCGCTTGTATAGAATAAAAACACGTGATACTAATTTAATTAAAATTTCTCAGGCTAATGAAATTTCACGTCAAATTACTCATGGCACTATAAGTCTTGAAGAAGCTAAGAGAAAGTTAGAAGACATATATGTAGCAAAGAGAGACAGCAGTCTTCCCTTTAAAGGTATTGCTGCAACAATCATTGCAATTAGCTTTTTATATTTACAAGGCGGACATCTAGTAGATGTAATAACTGCAGTATTAGCAGGCAGTATTGGATACCTTGTTGTCGAAATACTAGATCGTAAATTGCATGCCCAATTTATTCCTGAATTTATCGGCTCTTTAGTCATTGGTATGATTTCAGTATGGGGGCATTCTCTAGTACCTAGTGGTGATTTGGCAACTATTATTATCGCAGCTGTCATGCCGATTGTACCTGGCGTATTAATTACAAATGCCATTCAAGATTTATTTGGCGGTCATATGTTAATGTTTACAACAAAATCTTTAGAAGCTTTAGTGACTGCTTTTGGGATTGGTGCAGGCGTAAGTTCTATATTAATTTTGGTCTAG
- a CDS encoding DUF423 domain-containing protein, translating into MKIFIILGALNTMIAVGTGAFGVHVLDDKLSPKYMSVWEKATTYQMYHGLGLLMIGLISGTTSIDVSWSGWLIFFGIVFFSGSLYILALTEIRVLGAITPIGGILFIIGWLMLIIATFKFAG; encoded by the coding sequence ATGAAAATTTTTATAATTCTAGGTGCGCTTAACACAATGATAGCTGTGGGAACAGGCGCATTTGGTGTGCATGTATTAGATGATAAATTATCACCAAAATACATGTCAGTTTGGGAAAAAGCTACGACATATCAGATGTATCACGGACTCGGTCTTTTAATGATTGGTCTAATTAGTGGGACTACTTCAATCGATGTAAGTTGGTCAGGATGGCTTATTTTCTTCGGTATTGTATTTTTCAGCGGTTCATTGTATATTTTAGCCCTAACTGAAATTCGCGTTTTAGGAGCGATTACTCCTATTGGAGGTATTTTATTTATCATTGGATGGTTGATGTTAATTATTGCAACTTTCAAATTTGCTGGTTAG
- a CDS encoding choloylglycine hydrolase family protein, giving the protein MCTGFSFFTTQSYHYLARTMDFSFEFNGIPTVVPRHYHYQFDLESNMCLEHGFVGTNLKVGRYRFGDGINEHGLAISNHYFTGEASYSSHRRYGCFNLAPEEFIVWVLGFIKNIDELKQKVKNVNIMNEKNTTLNIVPPLHFMITDESGRTVAVEPHNGLLIVKDNHIKVLSNAPKLEWHIENLRNYAFLHPQKTTNQLVGKVLVRSMGCEAGTNGLPGGYTSTERFVRATYLRHHLQSSNKEAENLQNCFKVLESVSIPQGAVIDANETHYTQYQLVMESKERCYYIKPYFSNQIFKVQLTEENLCKDDMTFLPINHDLKFSSLLYSSRR; this is encoded by the coding sequence ATGTGCACAGGTTTTTCATTTTTTACAACACAAAGCTATCATTATTTAGCGAGAACGATGGATTTTTCATTTGAATTTAATGGTATCCCGACCGTCGTCCCTCGTCACTATCATTATCAATTTGATTTAGAATCAAACATGTGTCTTGAACATGGTTTCGTTGGCACAAATTTGAAAGTAGGACGTTATCGTTTTGGTGACGGTATTAATGAACATGGCTTAGCAATCTCAAATCATTACTTTACTGGTGAAGCTTCCTATAGTTCTCATCGACGCTATGGTTGCTTTAATCTGGCGCCGGAAGAATTTATTGTTTGGGTTTTAGGATTTATTAAAAATATCGACGAATTAAAACAAAAAGTTAAAAATGTTAATATTATGAATGAGAAAAATACAACTTTAAACATTGTACCGCCACTTCATTTTATGATTACTGATGAATCAGGTCGTACAGTTGCTGTTGAACCTCACAATGGATTATTAATTGTTAAAGATAATCATATAAAGGTACTATCAAATGCTCCGAAACTAGAATGGCATATAGAAAATTTAAGAAATTATGCCTTTCTACATCCTCAAAAAACAACAAATCAATTAGTAGGCAAAGTATTGGTACGATCTATGGGATGTGAAGCTGGAACAAACGGGCTCCCTGGGGGTTACACATCCACGGAACGCTTTGTAAGAGCAACGTATTTAAGACATCATCTTCAAAGTTCGAACAAAGAAGCAGAAAACCTACAAAATTGTTTTAAAGTATTAGAGTCAGTGAGTATCCCTCAAGGTGCAGTCATTGATGCAAATGAAACTCATTATACCCAATATCAATTAGTTATGGAAAGTAAGGAAAGATGCTATTATATTAAGCCATATTTTAGTAATCAAATCTTTAAAGTTCAATTAACTGAGGAAAACCTGTGTAAAGATGATATGACATTTCTTCCTATCAATCACGATTTAAAATTTTCTTCTCTATTGTATAGCTCTAGACGATAG
- a CDS encoding lipoate--protein ligase family protein produces the protein MDLASKYFNQIHWRYVDHTNGLEPMQSFAFDDTFSESVGKDLSCNVVRTWIHQHTVILGIHDSRLPLLSEGIRYLTDEAGYNAIVRNSGGLGVVLDQGVLNISLIFKGQTETTIDEAFTVMYLLICKMFEDEDVNIDTHEIEHSYCPGKFDLSINGKKFAGISQRRVRGGIAVQIYLCVEGSGSDRALMMREFYYRALQGQTTKFHYPDIHPSCMASLETLLNREIKVHDVMFLLLYALKDLGADLNMDPITEDEWSRYEGYFEKMIDRNAKMNEKLSF, from the coding sequence ATGGATTTAGCAAGTAAATATTTTAATCAGATTCATTGGCGTTACGTTGACCATACCAATGGTTTAGAACCCATGCAATCCTTTGCATTCGACGATACGTTCTCGGAAAGTGTTGGTAAAGATTTATCTTGTAATGTTGTTAGGACTTGGATTCATCAACATACAGTCATTCTAGGTATTCATGACTCACGTTTGCCTTTGCTAAGTGAGGGAATTCGTTATCTTACGGATGAAGCAGGCTATAATGCCATCGTAAGGAATTCTGGTGGTCTTGGAGTAGTGTTAGATCAAGGTGTATTAAATATTTCACTTATATTTAAGGGACAAACTGAAACGACAATTGATGAAGCATTTACAGTGATGTACTTATTAATTTGTAAAATGTTCGAAGATGAGGATGTTAACATTGATACTCATGAAATTGAACATTCATATTGTCCTGGGAAATTTGATTTAAGCATTAACGGTAAGAAGTTTGCTGGTATCTCTCAAAGACGTGTACGTGGTGGTATCGCAGTGCAAATTTATTTATGTGTGGAAGGTTCAGGTTCTGACCGTGCGTTAATGATGCGTGAATTTTATTACCGTGCGCTTCAAGGACAAACGACAAAGTTTCACTATCCTGATATTCATCCATCTTGCATGGCGTCACTAGAAACATTATTAAATAGAGAGATAAAAGTTCATGATGTAATGTTCCTTTTGTTATATGCTCTAAAGGATTTAGGAGCAGATTTAAATATGGATCCAATAACAGAAGATGAATGGTCACGTTATGAAGGATATTTTGAGAAAATGATTGACCGTAATGCTAAAATGAATGAAAAATTGAGTTTTTAA
- a CDS encoding MFS transporter: MNFDKNQINMVDGKKAKKTVVATGIGNAMEWFDFGVYAYTTAYIGANFFSPVDNPQIQQIFTFAALAIAFLLRPIGGIVFGIIGDKYGRKVVLTTTIILMALSTLTIGLLPNYDTIGIWAPVLLLLARVLQGFSTGGEYAGAMTYVAESSPDNRRNSLGSGLEIGTLSGYITASIMIALLSFFLTHDQMQAWGWRIPFILGLFLGLFGLYLRRKLEESPVYENDVATTPQRDNIGFFTIIRYYYKDIIVCFIAVVIFNVTNYSVTAYLPTYLGQIVKLDGTTTSVLITCVMTVMIPLALMFGKLADKIGEKKVFLFGAGGLTLLSIVAYSLLSTKSLPLIIIGVFILGFFLSTYEATMPGSLPTMFYTHIRYRTLSVTFNISVSLFGGTTPLVASWLVESTGNILTPAYYLTAISIIGFLVITLLHASTSGKSLKGSYPNVDNEKDRKYYEEHPKKALWWIKERQEKENF; the protein is encoded by the coding sequence ATGAATTTTGATAAAAATCAAATTAACATGGTAGACGGTAAAAAAGCGAAAAAAACCGTTGTAGCTACCGGTATCGGTAACGCCATGGAATGGTTTGACTTTGGTGTTTATGCGTATACAACAGCATACATAGGAGCGAATTTCTTCTCTCCAGTAGATAATCCACAAATACAACAGATATTTACCTTTGCAGCTTTAGCTATCGCGTTCTTATTAAGACCTATTGGTGGTATCGTTTTTGGTATTATCGGTGATAAATATGGACGTAAAGTTGTATTAACAACAACAATTATTCTAATGGCATTATCGACACTTACGATTGGCTTACTACCCAACTATGATACGATAGGAATTTGGGCGCCAGTGTTGTTATTGTTAGCTAGGGTATTACAAGGATTTTCTACTGGTGGTGAATATGCTGGAGCGATGACATATGTTGCTGAATCATCACCAGATAATAGACGTAATAGTCTAGGTAGTGGACTTGAAATTGGTACACTTTCTGGCTATATCACAGCTTCAATTATGATTGCTTTATTAAGTTTTTTCCTTACTCATGATCAAATGCAAGCATGGGGTTGGAGAATTCCATTTATTTTAGGACTATTCCTTGGATTATTTGGACTTTATTTACGACGTAAACTTGAAGAGTCACCAGTTTATGAAAATGATGTTGCCACTACACCTCAGAGAGATAATATAGGATTCTTTACTATTATCCGTTATTACTATAAAGATATTATTGTTTGTTTCATAGCAGTAGTCATCTTTAACGTTACCAATTATTCTGTAACGGCTTATTTACCAACTTACCTTGGTCAAATTGTAAAATTAGATGGAACGACAACAAGTGTATTAATTACATGTGTCATGACAGTAATGATACCACTTGCACTTATGTTTGGTAAGCTAGCTGATAAAATTGGTGAGAAAAAAGTGTTCTTATTTGGCGCAGGTGGACTTACACTTTTAAGTATCGTTGCATATAGTTTATTAAGTACGAAATCACTACCTTTGATTATTATTGGTGTCTTTATTTTAGGTTTCTTCTTATCAACATATGAAGCAACTATGCCTGGATCATTACCTACAATGTTCTATACTCATATTAGATACCGTACTTTATCTGTAACGTTTAACATATCTGTTTCGTTATTTGGCGGTACTACACCTTTGGTTGCTTCTTGGTTAGTAGAGTCAACAGGTAATATTTTAACGCCAGCATACTATTTAACTGCAATTAGTATTATAGGTTTTTTAGTTATTACACTCCTTCATGCAAGTACCTCAGGCAAGTCGCTCAAAGGTTCTTATCCTAATGTTGATAATGAAAAAGATAGAAAATATTATGAAGAACATCCTAAAAAAGCATTATGGTGGATTAAAGAAAGACAAGAAAAAGAAAATTTCTAA
- a CDS encoding HAD family hydrolase: MNFDNYIFDFDGTLADTTSCHVYATQQAFKKLKLEEPSVDKILEALDVSLDESFKIVANQELTEQELKQLVHTYHIYYSEYEIHYLKEYSGIS, encoded by the coding sequence ATGAATTTTGACAACTATATTTTTGATTTTGATGGGACTTTAGCAGATACGACATCGTGCCATGTGTATGCAACACAACAAGCTTTTAAGAAATTAAAGTTAGAAGAACCATCAGTAGATAAAATCTTGGAAGCATTGGATGTAAGTTTAGATGAGAGTTTTAAAATCGTTGCTAATCAAGAATTAACAGAACAAGAATTAAAGCAATTAGTTCATACATATCACATTTATTATAGTGAATATGAAATTCATTATTTAAAAGAATATTCAGGGATAAGTTAA